One genomic window of Deltaproteobacteria bacterium includes the following:
- the menH gene encoding 2-succinyl-6-hydroxy-2,4-cyclohexadiene-1-carboxylate synthase: MPGGRRRDTRRRRSRCARHGGAVIRRVEIAAGTVTLADERAVRASARRAPRPLVLLHGFTGSHASWAAVPTALRPARRVIAIDLPGHGATVVGDAAFDWSLGAAADLVAATLAALRVDAADVLGYSMGGRVALALALAHPARVGRLVLESASAGLASAAARARRRAADAALAAAIERDGVAAFVRRWERLPLFRSLACQPGPVRAALRRQRLACDAAGLAASLRGMGLGAQPWLGARIGALPMPVLLLTGERDAKFTRIAAGLLPRFADATHEIVAGAGHLPHLEQTARFLRVVRDFLAGGARRREPLPRGEEA; this comes from the coding sequence ATGCCGGGCGGCCGCCGGCGCGACACTCGCCGCCGCCGCTCTCGGTGCGCGCGTCACGGGGGCGCGGTGATCCGGCGCGTCGAGATCGCCGCGGGGACCGTGACGCTTGCCGACGAGCGCGCCGTCCGCGCGTCCGCGCGCCGTGCGCCGCGTCCGCTCGTGCTGCTCCACGGCTTCACCGGGAGCCACGCGAGCTGGGCGGCCGTGCCGACCGCCCTCCGACCGGCGCGCCGCGTGATCGCGATCGACCTCCCGGGCCACGGCGCGACCGTCGTCGGCGACGCCGCGTTCGACTGGAGCCTCGGTGCCGCGGCCGACCTCGTGGCGGCGACCCTCGCCGCGCTGCGCGTCGACGCGGCGGACGTGCTCGGCTACTCGATGGGCGGGCGCGTCGCGCTCGCCCTCGCGCTCGCGCACCCGGCGCGCGTCGGACGCCTCGTGCTCGAGAGCGCGTCGGCCGGGCTCGCGAGCGCCGCCGCGCGGGCGCGCCGGCGCGCCGCCGACGCCGCGCTCGCGGCGGCGATCGAGCGCGACGGCGTCGCGGCGTTCGTGCGCCGCTGGGAACGACTGCCGCTCTTCCGCTCGCTCGCGTGCCAGCCCGGGCCGGTGCGGGCCGCGCTCCGCCGCCAGCGCCTCGCCTGCGACGCGGCGGGGCTCGCGGCGAGCCTCCGCGGCATGGGTCTCGGCGCTCAACCCTGGCTCGGGGCCCGGATCGGCGCGCTGCCGATGCCGGTCCTGTTGCTCACGGGCGAGCGCGACGCCAAGTTCACCCGCATCGCGGCTGGGCTCCTGCCCCGCTTTGCCGACGCCACACACGAGATCGTGGCCGGGGCAGGGCACCTGCCGCATCTCGAGCAGACCGCGCGCTTCCTGCGCGTGGTCCGCGACTTCCTCGCCGGCGGCGCGCGCCGCCGCGAGCCACTTCCACGAGGAGAAGAAGCATGA